One segment of Candidatus Nitrospira nitrosa DNA contains the following:
- a CDS encoding putative Ig domain-containing protein — translation MDQYVTEQNGLHEAGRGFPHPASLDTSPMVLILLVALTVFVGCSRTDDGNSTSVSQRASNQLSLAGINRVGIVPNPMVRTTPLTVLIEKDGAQGEASSYRYQWFVNKIAVQGATAPSFDTSTLHRGDRVHVVVTRSDVKVEGGSLQASPVTVPNAPPVIRSVAIEQEVTPAGSRLLAKVEAFDADLDDIQFQFRWLRNDKVVSEGSGNTVVLSELAQSDIVTVEATPYDADGAGKPLRAAPLVVGNNPPKILSVPMMMSSAEIYEYAVRAEDPDGDPVSFELEGAPSGMTIDRAAGQVIWRPGVGISGTHHVKIIAADGKGARAWQEFDVSVPTTPQSP, via the coding sequence ATGGATCAATATGTAACCGAACAAAATGGATTGCATGAGGCAGGGAGGGGTTTCCCCCACCCTGCCTCGCTGGATACCTCTCCCATGGTGCTTATCCTCCTGGTCGCGTTGACCGTCTTCGTCGGTTGTTCACGGACTGATGACGGAAACTCTACGTCTGTCAGTCAGCGAGCTTCTAATCAGCTGTCTTTAGCCGGAATCAACCGCGTTGGGATCGTTCCAAACCCAATGGTTCGAACCACACCACTGACCGTTTTGATCGAGAAAGATGGGGCCCAAGGAGAGGCGTCCTCCTATCGGTATCAATGGTTCGTGAACAAGATTGCTGTGCAAGGCGCAACTGCGCCCTCGTTCGATACGTCCACCCTTCATCGGGGTGATAGGGTCCACGTGGTCGTGACGCGTTCCGATGTTAAGGTCGAAGGTGGGTCTCTCCAAGCGTCACCTGTGACGGTTCCGAATGCTCCACCCGTCATTCGGAGCGTCGCGATTGAACAGGAGGTCACGCCGGCCGGCAGCCGCCTTCTAGCGAAGGTAGAGGCATTTGATGCCGATCTGGATGACATCCAATTTCAGTTTCGCTGGTTGCGCAACGACAAAGTTGTATCGGAGGGATCAGGAAATACAGTTGTCCTATCGGAGCTTGCGCAGAGCGACATTGTGACCGTGGAAGCGACACCCTATGACGCTGACGGCGCCGGGAAACCTCTCCGCGCAGCCCCGCTGGTTGTCGGCAATAACCCTCCCAAAATTCTTTCCGTCCCGATGATGATGTCTAGCGCGGAAATATATGAATATGCCGTTCGCGCGGAAGATCCCGACGGGGACCCGGTGTCGTTTGAATTGGAGGGTGCACCGAGTGGGATGACGATCGATCGCGCCGCCGGCCAAGTTATCTGGAGGCCTGGCGTCGGCATCAGCGGAACACATCATGTCAAGATCATCGCAGCCGATGGGAAGGGAGCACGGGCATGGCAAGAGTTTGATGTATCCGTGCCGACGACGCCACAATCTCCGTAA
- a CDS encoding TolB family protein, whose translation MRRRSIERWCVWGICAVMGSSSFALAGDQSPGSSPQIRSSERHLANIRQLTVGRQNAEAYFSFDGTKLIFQSTNNWLKDSQATTRKPSESGLGCYQMYVLDLESDTVRLVSTGKGATTCGYFFPGDRRVLYSSTHAAGSECPPKPKRDGAYRWALDDYDIYSVRLDGQQMQRLTSSSGYDAEATISPDGKTIVWTSIKDGDLDLYTMNLDGTNAKRLTNDVGYDGGAFFSPDSRRIVYRAAHPSDPAEVAKYQDLLAQRLIEPGQLEIFVINADGSHKQQVTSNGASNFSPYFHPDGKRIIFSSNLETRGEGGRPSFHLYLVRDDGTGAERLTTEGHFNSFPMFSPDGKRLVWVSDRNATTPGEFNVFLADWVP comes from the coding sequence ATGCGACGTCGTAGTATCGAACGATGGTGTGTCTGGGGCATCTGTGCCGTGATGGGGTCCTCGTCATTCGCACTGGCAGGGGATCAGTCTCCGGGCTCGAGTCCTCAGATTCGTTCCAGCGAGCGGCATCTGGCCAACATTCGGCAGTTGACGGTCGGACGGCAAAATGCCGAAGCCTATTTCTCCTTTGACGGGACGAAGCTCATCTTTCAATCGACTAACAATTGGTTGAAGGATTCGCAAGCCACCACGCGTAAACCGAGTGAAAGTGGCCTCGGGTGTTATCAGATGTACGTGCTGGACTTGGAGAGTGACACAGTTCGCCTCGTCAGCACTGGCAAGGGGGCGACGACCTGCGGATATTTTTTTCCGGGTGATCGGCGAGTGCTCTATTCCTCAACGCATGCCGCTGGGAGTGAATGCCCACCCAAGCCGAAGCGAGACGGCGCCTATCGCTGGGCACTCGACGACTACGATATCTATTCCGTCCGACTTGATGGGCAGCAGATGCAGCGATTGACCTCTTCCTCGGGATATGACGCGGAGGCGACCATCTCACCCGATGGGAAAACCATTGTGTGGACGTCAATCAAGGATGGGGATCTTGATCTCTATACGATGAATCTAGACGGGACCAACGCGAAACGGCTGACCAATGATGTGGGATACGATGGTGGCGCATTCTTTTCTCCGGACAGCAGAAGAATTGTCTATCGCGCAGCCCATCCAAGTGATCCAGCCGAGGTCGCGAAATACCAAGACCTGTTAGCCCAGCGGCTGATTGAACCGGGGCAACTGGAAATATTTGTGATCAATGCCGATGGCTCACACAAGCAGCAGGTCACATCGAACGGTGCGTCGAATTTTTCCCCCTACTTCCATCCGGATGGGAAGCGCATCATCTTTTCCTCCAACCTTGAAACGAGAGGAGAAGGCGGTCGTCCCAGTTTTCATCTCTATCTTGTCCGTGATGATGGCACTGGAGCCGAGCGTCTCACCACCGAAGGGCACTTCAATAGCTTCCCGATGTTTTCCCCGGATGGTAAACGACTCGTCTGGGTCTCCGATCGGAATGCGACGACACCAGGTGAGTTCAACGTATTTTTAGCTGATTGGGTTCCATAA
- a CDS encoding lipid-A-disaccharide synthase N-terminal domain-containing protein codes for MTTEAIWVGIGFFGQALFFGRWVVQWLASERKAESRVPVSFWYMSLIGGLITLAYAIYRQDPVFISGQGVGTFVYVRNLILIHRADQTKSLSTPQT; via the coding sequence ATGACCACTGAAGCCATCTGGGTGGGGATCGGTTTCTTCGGCCAAGCCCTGTTTTTTGGTCGCTGGGTGGTGCAATGGCTCGCCTCAGAACGGAAGGCCGAAAGCCGCGTCCCGGTTTCTTTTTGGTATATGAGTCTGATCGGAGGACTGATCACCCTCGCGTACGCCATCTACCGTCAAGATCCGGTCTTCATCTCTGGACAAGGCGTTGGGACGTTCGTGTATGTTCGGAATCTGATCCTCATTCACCGGGCAGACCAAACCAAAAGCCTATCGACACCGCAAACATGA
- a CDS encoding M1 family metallopeptidase, which produces MYIRTQAFPLYLIMLFLAGAVEAWAAVSSAGQESPLLHHHLSVELTPGTHEITATDQIELEIEPNHPSLTFTLAPTLRIDSIRMGTSSAVGSEGAAGIAVPFTRMSSREASGHQVVVTLPRDYSRKMTLTWVYRGAINDPPKEPRHLRFVTPSETAGHIGEEGVYLSGESQWYPDLPGSFGTYHMVAHVPQGWTAVASGRKEGEVTIAGKVSSTWVVPDRSEAFTLVANHFVTKSRVWHSSTGQRIDLRTYFFPDNAALADEYLDATGQYLDAYTKVLGDYPFDAFAVVENFFASGLGMPTFTLLGSGSIKRHYVQPYALGHEIVHSWIGNSLFNKDDSGNWVEGLTTYLANYYWHELVHDDRQALEQRRLMLQSYNLYVKPEDDYAVSQFVRKHDEKDNAIGYQKSAFVFHLLRQEIGEESFWRGLKTFVSEYRNQPADWVAIERVFSRESGRPLRWFFGQWIEQSGAPVISLGDVRARRVNGDTSKEAWQLTVQIQQSEGPFRVTVPIRIIMKESTESRSIRLSLSQASVADFVLPDQPLRVEIDPDLMTFRRLARHQLPPMLNGYVTDPHKTVLRAFSDPASPLEQIVSRLADHELPESKRATAIVSEESTLSQEGSVLVLSGAGHPQSVSKLVRESCGGDVDLRETGFQIDGQLYEGPKMAVLFSCPRAQVPGSVITVLYGVTPGAVEKLSRFLFYYGWHSYVLFQDGTVMKRGMWHGTPDMKEVRVDATS; this is translated from the coding sequence ATGTACATCAGGACACAAGCGTTCCCCCTCTACCTCATCATGCTGTTCTTGGCCGGTGCCGTTGAAGCATGGGCTGCGGTCTCCTCAGCCGGTCAAGAGAGTCCACTCCTTCATCATCATCTCTCCGTCGAGTTGACCCCAGGCACACATGAAATTACAGCAACCGATCAGATCGAATTGGAGATTGAGCCGAACCATCCATCGCTTACGTTTACCCTGGCACCGACGTTGAGGATCGATTCAATCAGGATGGGAACATCATCGGCGGTAGGTAGCGAAGGGGCGGCAGGGATAGCCGTACCATTTACCAGGATGAGTTCCAGAGAGGCGTCCGGTCACCAGGTCGTCGTGACCCTACCACGGGATTATAGCCGGAAGATGACACTGACCTGGGTTTACCGAGGTGCCATCAACGATCCACCAAAGGAACCACGTCATTTGCGATTCGTTACGCCGAGTGAAACGGCGGGACATATCGGAGAGGAAGGGGTGTACTTGAGCGGGGAAAGCCAATGGTACCCCGATCTTCCCGGCTCATTTGGAACCTATCACATGGTCGCTCACGTTCCACAGGGATGGACAGCCGTTGCGTCTGGACGGAAGGAAGGCGAGGTGACGATTGCGGGAAAGGTTTCTTCAACGTGGGTTGTGCCGGACCGATCGGAAGCCTTCACCCTGGTGGCCAATCACTTTGTGACGAAGTCACGAGTCTGGCACAGTAGCACCGGGCAGCGGATCGACCTCCGGACATATTTTTTCCCAGACAATGCGGCGCTAGCTGATGAGTATCTGGACGCAACCGGGCAGTATCTTGATGCCTATACCAAGGTCTTGGGAGACTATCCCTTTGACGCATTTGCCGTGGTGGAAAATTTTTTCGCCAGCGGTCTTGGAATGCCTACCTTCACCCTCCTTGGCAGCGGTAGCATCAAGCGGCACTATGTACAGCCCTATGCCTTAGGCCACGAAATCGTGCATTCCTGGATTGGAAACTCCTTGTTTAATAAGGATGATTCTGGGAATTGGGTCGAAGGGTTGACTACGTATCTGGCGAATTATTACTGGCATGAATTGGTGCATGACGATCGGCAAGCATTGGAGCAGCGTCGCTTAATGCTGCAGAGCTACAATCTTTACGTCAAGCCAGAAGACGACTATGCGGTCTCGCAATTTGTAAGAAAACATGACGAGAAGGATAATGCCATCGGGTACCAAAAGTCCGCGTTTGTGTTTCATCTGCTCCGTCAAGAGATAGGGGAAGAGTCCTTCTGGCGAGGCCTCAAGACATTCGTCAGTGAATATCGCAATCAGCCGGCGGATTGGGTAGCCATCGAAAGGGTATTTTCTCGAGAGAGTGGGCGACCTCTACGATGGTTTTTCGGGCAATGGATCGAGCAGTCCGGCGCGCCGGTTATCTCATTGGGGGATGTCCGTGCTCGTCGAGTGAACGGAGATACGAGTAAAGAAGCATGGCAGTTGACGGTCCAGATTCAGCAGAGTGAGGGGCCCTTTCGGGTAACGGTCCCCATCCGCATCATTATGAAGGAATCGACCGAGAGCAGGTCGATCAGACTTAGTCTCTCACAAGCGAGTGTTGCGGATTTTGTTCTTCCTGATCAGCCGTTGCGGGTGGAGATCGACCCTGACCTGATGACGTTTCGCCGCTTAGCAAGACATCAGTTGCCGCCGATGTTGAACGGCTATGTCACGGATCCACACAAGACCGTCCTTCGGGCCTTCTCAGATCCTGCCTCTCCGTTGGAACAGATCGTCTCGCGTCTTGCCGATCACGAACTGCCGGAATCCAAACGTGCGACGGCCATCGTGTCGGAGGAGTCCACGCTTTCTCAAGAAGGATCGGTTCTGGTCCTGAGTGGCGCGGGTCATCCCCAGTCTGTGTCCAAGCTCGTGCGAGAGTCGTGTGGAGGGGACGTTGATCTCCGAGAGACTGGTTTCCAGATTGATGGCCAATTGTATGAAGGACCAAAGATGGCCGTTCTCTTCTCCTGTCCTCGCGCACAGGTACCAGGCAGCGTCATCACGGTTCTGTATGGTGTCACTCCAGGCGCAGTCGAGAAACTCTCACGCTTTCTGTTCTACTATGGGTGGCATAGTTACGTGCTATTCCAGGATGGGACCGTCATGAAACGCGGTATGTGGCATGGAACACCGGATATGAAGGAGGTACGGGTTGATGCGACGTCGTAG
- the ybeY gene encoding rRNA maturation RNase YbeY, whose amino-acid sequence MAIYLRVSLTRHLVRQVRLVELAQRVLSAAGEGQSELSLELIGDRRMQRLNYEYRKRDRTTDVLAFPTREAVVPKGLSCPTSLLGDVVISLPTAIRQAMSAGRSIDQELAILLVHGVLHLCGYDHERSVREAERMSRREQAVLRRIAPIPHIVTSRTRRRIKDD is encoded by the coding sequence ATGGCTATATATCTTCGTGTGAGCCTGACACGGCATCTCGTACGGCAGGTGCGGTTGGTCGAATTGGCTCAACGGGTACTGTCGGCTGCCGGCGAAGGGCAATCCGAACTAAGTCTAGAACTCATAGGGGATCGTCGTATGCAACGGCTCAATTACGAATATCGCAAGCGGGATCGTACGACCGATGTCCTGGCATTTCCTACACGTGAGGCCGTTGTGCCTAAGGGGCTATCATGTCCGACAAGCCTACTCGGCGATGTCGTGATCTCGCTGCCAACGGCCATTCGCCAGGCCATGTCGGCGGGCCGATCGATCGATCAGGAGCTGGCGATACTCTTAGTGCACGGGGTGCTTCATCTATGCGGCTATGACCATGAACGAAGCGTGCGCGAAGCAGAGCGGATGTCGCGTCGGGAACAGGCCGTTCTGCGTCGCATTGCTCCGATCCCTCACATTGTGACCTCCCGTACGCGACGACGGATAAAGGACGACTGA
- a CDS encoding PhoH family protein, producing MRKLKLREGTNTAVLFGYHDRHLKLIEDELGVRLSARGEELTLDGQPEAVRQAERILLELASLTNEGITLQAEDVTHALTALRGTPEASLRALLDKSAMIVTKKRFVGPKSPTQKAYIEAIEQHDIVIAIGPAGTGKTYLAMAMAVSALLNKEVSRIILARPAVEAGEKLGFLPGDIYEKVNPYLRPLYDALFDMMEMERANRLIERGDIEIAPLAFMRGRTLNDSFVILDEAQNATAEQMKMFLTRLGFQSKVVVTGDITQVDLPNDRVSGLIQVKDILRGIEGIAFVYFDEKDVVRHRLVQEIIKAYDRHQTADLRESREQRSSSQRHNPRSRTSPTTGPSASDDAESSG from the coding sequence GTGCGTAAACTCAAACTACGAGAAGGCACCAATACTGCCGTCCTGTTCGGTTATCACGACCGTCATCTCAAGCTGATCGAAGACGAATTGGGTGTACGGCTCTCTGCGCGCGGTGAAGAGCTGACACTCGATGGCCAGCCTGAGGCTGTCCGCCAAGCCGAGCGCATCCTCCTCGAACTTGCTTCCCTGACAAACGAAGGCATTACCCTCCAAGCCGAAGATGTCACCCATGCCCTTACTGCGTTGCGCGGGACACCTGAGGCGTCCCTGCGAGCGCTGCTCGATAAGTCAGCGATGATCGTCACCAAAAAACGGTTCGTCGGTCCAAAGTCTCCGACTCAAAAAGCCTATATTGAAGCAATCGAGCAGCACGATATCGTGATCGCGATTGGACCGGCCGGGACCGGGAAGACCTATCTCGCCATGGCTATGGCCGTAAGTGCGCTTCTGAACAAGGAAGTTAGTCGGATCATCCTCGCCCGGCCTGCGGTTGAAGCAGGAGAAAAACTCGGTTTTCTGCCCGGTGATATCTATGAAAAGGTGAACCCCTATCTGCGGCCGTTGTACGACGCTCTCTTTGACATGATGGAGATGGAGCGGGCAAATCGATTGATTGAGCGAGGCGATATTGAAATAGCGCCGCTAGCCTTCATGCGGGGGCGAACGCTGAACGACTCATTCGTAATATTGGATGAGGCACAAAACGCAACCGCTGAACAAATGAAGATGTTTCTGACGCGACTCGGATTTCAATCGAAGGTTGTCGTCACCGGCGATATCACGCAGGTGGATCTGCCGAATGACCGAGTGTCCGGACTCATTCAAGTCAAGGACATCCTTCGTGGCATCGAAGGAATAGCCTTTGTCTACTTTGATGAGAAGGATGTCGTACGGCATCGGCTGGTACAGGAGATTATTAAGGCATACGACCGTCACCAGACCGCTGATCTGCGAGAGTCACGAGAACAGCGTTCATCCTCCCAACGCCATAATCCTCGCTCACGTACCTCCCCTACCACTGGACCGTCGGCCTCAGATGACGCAGAAAGTTCGGGTTGA
- the ftsY gene encoding signal recognition particle-docking protein FtsY: protein MGWFQRLSDGLGKTRHAVQQSLDRFLGRTPDQELLEDLEASLLAADLGARVVDRLMQKINEETRGAEAKTTEGLQGVLSRALYGILKPVADVTLDRLIAEGSTPFVFLVVGVNGVGKTTTIAKMAQRMVQSGRRPLLVAGDTFRAAAIEQLQVWGDRIGVEVVRQRHGADPAAVAFDGVVAAKARKVDVVLIDTAGRLHTKSNLMDELRKVRRVIGQELPGAPHEVLLVLDATLGQNALAQARQFHEAVGVSGLVLTKLDGTARGGILVAIAEELKIPIRLIGVGEGVEDLQDFNAEAFVAALFGQTENRS from the coding sequence ATGGGTTGGTTTCAGCGACTAAGTGACGGGCTTGGCAAGACACGGCATGCGGTCCAGCAATCATTGGATCGTTTCCTTGGGCGCACTCCTGACCAAGAATTACTGGAAGACCTGGAAGCCTCACTGTTGGCGGCTGATCTCGGAGCTCGAGTCGTCGACCGCTTGATGCAAAAGATCAATGAGGAAACGCGTGGAGCTGAGGCGAAAACGACGGAGGGGCTTCAGGGGGTCTTGAGCCGAGCACTCTACGGAATTTTGAAACCGGTTGCGGACGTTACGCTCGATCGTCTCATTGCCGAGGGCTCCACCCCGTTTGTCTTCTTAGTCGTCGGCGTGAATGGAGTTGGTAAAACCACCACCATCGCCAAAATGGCACAGCGGATGGTGCAGTCTGGGCGGAGGCCGCTATTGGTTGCGGGCGACACCTTTCGGGCGGCTGCGATCGAACAACTGCAAGTGTGGGGCGATCGTATCGGGGTGGAAGTCGTGCGTCAGCGACATGGCGCTGATCCTGCAGCCGTGGCTTTTGATGGAGTTGTCGCGGCAAAGGCGCGCAAGGTCGATGTGGTGCTGATCGATACTGCTGGACGACTGCACACGAAATCCAACTTGATGGATGAGTTGCGGAAAGTGAGACGAGTGATCGGTCAGGAGTTGCCTGGGGCGCCTCATGAAGTGCTGCTGGTGTTGGATGCTACGCTCGGGCAGAATGCGTTGGCACAGGCCCGCCAGTTTCACGAGGCGGTGGGAGTCAGTGGCCTTGTGCTTACGAAGCTCGACGGAACAGCCCGTGGTGGGATCCTCGTGGCTATTGCCGAAGAGCTGAAGATTCCCATTCGCCTAATCGGTGTGGGAGAGGGCGTCGAGGATCTGCAGGACTTCAATGCCGAGGCCTTTGTCGCGGCATTGTTTGGGCAGACAGAAAACCGCTCGTAA
- a CDS encoding ArnT family glycosyltransferase, with protein MDRSSPQPIPLLLLFLLSGLLFFIGLGSMGLTDRDEGRNAEAGREMFASGDLVTPTFNGELRVAKPVFVYWLMTASYHVFGVNEFAARFPSALFGVALIVMHYLFLTRLRGPTVGLYGALMLLLNIEILALGRMAITDSVLIFFTTLSLYSFWLGLHEPGSGRHWIWGFYVGMALATLTKGPVGFAVPLITALLYLLATRRWQLFWDRGAPLAGTLLFVILAGPWYTAMFLIHGDAYSTEAKVHTVGRFLAPMEGHGVGWWFYFPVLLLGFYPWSSFLPSGLYRAYISWRAFRTEQSQSPTPSTSRAPDDSHDELDWFMGIWIVGVFIFFSLSSTRLPHYIGPLFPACAILAASYWTQGLQDPSTKGLRASIHFLMGIGYLLAIGFASAPALFSRFSGKMLKEFPLAAQFDLGPGPYVGATIVVVAMGLVGYFGLNDEKRGLAFGAAGGALASVFLVAILTIVPGLNRYAIAPPQELAYAAGLNLDPKDQLIAFGTLRPSFAFYARRTVSFIPHNELDRLRTTLGKGGRIMILLPEYLQETLPQEASGFQPILKRYGFLLLSNQSVVTAPHENDTGSPQPSKTLSH; from the coding sequence ATGGATCGATCTTCACCTCAACCCATCCCGCTGCTGCTCCTATTCCTTCTGTCCGGCCTGCTCTTTTTTATTGGCCTCGGCAGCATGGGGTTGACCGATCGCGATGAAGGCCGCAATGCCGAAGCGGGCCGCGAGATGTTCGCGTCCGGTGATCTCGTCACCCCCACTTTCAATGGAGAGCTCCGGGTCGCCAAGCCGGTCTTCGTCTATTGGCTCATGACCGCGTCCTACCACGTCTTTGGGGTCAATGAGTTCGCCGCCAGATTCCCATCCGCGCTGTTCGGAGTCGCCCTGATCGTCATGCACTATCTATTTCTGACCAGGCTACGCGGGCCAACCGTCGGGCTCTATGGCGCCCTCATGTTGCTGCTGAACATCGAGATCTTGGCCCTCGGACGTATGGCTATTACCGATAGCGTCTTGATCTTTTTCACCACGCTGTCGCTCTATAGTTTTTGGCTTGGCCTTCATGAACCGGGGTCCGGTCGGCACTGGATCTGGGGATTTTATGTGGGGATGGCCTTGGCCACCTTGACGAAGGGGCCGGTAGGATTTGCCGTTCCATTGATTACGGCACTCCTCTACCTTCTTGCTACAAGACGGTGGCAGCTCTTTTGGGACCGCGGCGCTCCCCTGGCCGGCACTTTGCTTTTTGTTATCCTAGCCGGTCCTTGGTACACAGCCATGTTCCTGATCCATGGGGATGCCTATTCGACGGAAGCCAAGGTCCACACTGTGGGCCGATTTCTCGCCCCCATGGAGGGACATGGGGTGGGCTGGTGGTTCTACTTTCCTGTGTTACTGCTTGGGTTTTATCCCTGGAGTAGCTTCCTGCCTTCCGGACTCTATCGAGCCTACATCAGCTGGCGCGCATTCCGCACAGAGCAGAGCCAGTCCCCAACACCTTCCACGTCAAGAGCACCTGACGATTCTCACGATGAACTGGACTGGTTTATGGGGATTTGGATTGTTGGGGTGTTCATCTTCTTCAGCCTCTCGTCCACTCGATTGCCCCATTATATCGGCCCGTTATTCCCAGCCTGTGCAATCCTCGCAGCCTCCTATTGGACACAGGGATTACAGGATCCGTCGACCAAGGGGTTACGAGCCTCCATCCATTTTTTGATGGGTATCGGGTATCTCCTCGCGATTGGGTTTGCCAGCGCGCCGGCCTTATTCTCAAGATTTTCCGGGAAGATGCTGAAGGAGTTCCCACTCGCCGCCCAGTTCGACCTTGGTCCTGGCCCCTACGTGGGCGCGACGATCGTCGTCGTCGCCATGGGGTTGGTCGGCTATTTCGGACTGAACGACGAGAAACGAGGACTTGCATTCGGCGCGGCTGGGGGCGCACTGGCGAGCGTCTTCCTCGTTGCCATCCTCACCATCGTTCCCGGACTCAACCGCTATGCCATTGCACCACCGCAAGAGCTGGCCTACGCAGCAGGGTTGAACCTCGACCCCAAGGATCAACTCATCGCATTTGGCACTTTGCGCCCCTCCTTTGCCTTCTACGCACGACGCACCGTGAGCTTCATTCCGCACAATGAACTCGACCGCTTGCGTACCACTCTCGGCAAGGGCGGCCGCATCATGATCCTCTTACCGGAATACCTTCAAGAGACCTTGCCACAAGAAGCATCGGGGTTTCAGCCCATCCTCAAGCGATATGGCTTTCTCCTGCTCAGCAATCAGTCGGTCGTCACTGCACCTCACGAAAACGATACCGGTTCTCCTCAACCATCCAAGACCTTGAGCCACTAG
- a CDS encoding phosphatase PAP2 family protein, with product MAVGISLFGLAHFDLPITKYVRSVTSHLPGDQLTVPWMAFTSNMGDWIGQGWRLAFVSIVLLAIAWAIKKPNITTVALQTLIAHGIAALLANGLKHLIGRPRPKFVHSGDWQMSLSLVSGLDSFPSGHSTASFAVATVLAKRFPSISPLCLGIALFVGISRVLRGSHFPTDVVGGAIIGILCGFVAAAPLKQWRTSLLEGFHYATIAAVGVFGVLWTLSHRMEEGMAGLAYVTLGLIFVAGGLWGRKDNWLRGEYSAQNSWLATASIPLMAIGIAAMTTSPLVVASVGCVGAATWFRDRTRRYEREVRDATWLSLREVAIFGSLCLALVLLVTARGILPFQ from the coding sequence ATGGCAGTGGGCATCAGCCTGTTCGGCTTGGCCCACTTTGATCTGCCGATCACTAAGTACGTCCGTTCAGTGACGAGTCATCTCCCCGGGGATCAGCTGACCGTTCCCTGGATGGCGTTCACCAGCAACATGGGAGACTGGATCGGCCAAGGGTGGCGTCTGGCCTTCGTCAGCATCGTGCTCCTCGCCATCGCATGGGCCATCAAAAAGCCAAATATCACCACCGTGGCGCTTCAGACGTTGATCGCCCATGGAATTGCGGCGTTGTTGGCCAATGGATTGAAGCATCTCATCGGCAGACCTCGCCCGAAGTTTGTGCACTCGGGCGACTGGCAGATGAGCCTCTCCTTGGTCTCTGGACTCGACTCCTTTCCCTCCGGTCATAGTACGGCGAGTTTCGCCGTCGCAACGGTCCTGGCGAAACGTTTTCCCAGCATAAGCCCACTATGCCTGGGGATCGCCTTGTTTGTCGGGATCAGCCGTGTGCTACGGGGATCACATTTTCCAACCGATGTGGTGGGAGGGGCTATCATTGGGATCCTCTGCGGGTTTGTCGCGGCGGCCCCGTTGAAGCAATGGCGCACCTCATTGCTGGAGGGATTCCACTATGCCACAATCGCCGCCGTAGGTGTGTTCGGTGTGCTGTGGACCTTGTCTCACCGGATGGAAGAGGGAATGGCCGGCCTCGCATATGTGACGCTGGGACTCATCTTCGTTGCCGGAGGGCTGTGGGGCAGAAAAGACAATTGGTTGAGAGGTGAATATTCCGCTCAAAATTCATGGTTGGCCACAGCCTCCATCCCCCTTATGGCCATTGGGATTGCGGCAATGACGACATCACCACTCGTGGTCGCGTCTGTGGGCTGTGTCGGTGCGGCGACCTGGTTTCGGGATCGCACGCGCCGTTACGAACGGGAGGTGCGGGATGCCACATGGCTTTCTCTTCGGGAAGTCGCCATCTTCGGGAGTCTTTGCCTTGCCTTGGTGCTGCTTGTGACTGCGCGAGGAATCCTGCCGTTTCAGTAA
- a CDS encoding response regulator, whose product MTKLLIVDDDRMNCDLLQDLFSRQGYDVILATSGREGLDQFRMSNPKVTLLDLRMPEMDGLTVLKEIRAIDPHAAVIILGGGATDVHENQARALRATDFIRKGLSLDILVEAVNRVSKLPGPSMATQPPCRDGEVGQQSGESVLVVDDEPLVCDLFVRFLSLRGYRAYGVRNGQDALRMVDEVHPDALLLDMVMPEMGGIDVLRALRDREYPGGIIIMTGSHNEELLGEAWSLGPHELLVKPVDLDRLLMAIQLVLVCREC is encoded by the coding sequence ATGACCAAGCTGCTAATCGTCGACGACGATCGCATGAACTGTGATCTGTTACAAGATTTGTTCAGCCGACAGGGATATGACGTCATCCTTGCGACGAGCGGGAGGGAGGGACTCGATCAGTTCCGAATGTCCAACCCAAAAGTCACGCTTTTGGACCTTCGTATGCCGGAGATGGATGGATTGACCGTGTTGAAGGAGATCCGCGCAATCGATCCTCATGCGGCTGTGATCATCTTAGGCGGTGGCGCAACCGACGTCCATGAAAACCAAGCACGTGCTCTGCGGGCAACCGATTTTATACGGAAAGGCTTGTCGCTGGACATTCTTGTTGAGGCGGTCAATCGAGTCTCGAAGCTTCCGGGGCCCTCGATGGCCACACAGCCCCCATGTCGAGACGGAGAGGTCGGGCAGCAGAGCGGGGAGTCGGTTCTGGTGGTAGATGATGAACCGCTTGTCTGTGATCTGTTCGTTCGGTTTTTAAGCCTCCGTGGATATCGTGCATACGGTGTGAGAAACGGACAGGACGCACTCAGGATGGTCGATGAGGTGCATCCGGATGCGCTGTTGCTCGACATGGTCATGCCGGAAATGGGGGGGATCGATGTGCTTCGAGCCCTGCGAGACCGGGAATACCCGGGGGGCATTATCATCATGACTGGAAGTCATAACGAGGAGTTGTTGGGAGAGGCGTGGAGTCTAGGTCCTCATGAGCTTCTGGTTAAACCGGTTGACCTCGATCGTCTTTTGATGGCGATCCAGCTTGTACTCGTCTGCCGCGAGTGTTAA